The proteins below are encoded in one region of Eulemur rufifrons isolate Redbay chromosome 2, OSU_ERuf_1, whole genome shotgun sequence:
- the LOC138400419 gene encoding zinc finger protein 878-like — translation MDSVTFEDVAVNFTLEEWALLEPCQKNLYREVMGETFKNLATIGEDWNDQSFEDHSKNPWSNIRSLIRETLLECKEGSQCGEIFNHIPDHMLNNKTPPGVTPCESNVYEKVSIGHSSFFTPIKADTGHKRNEYKECTQKPYTHKQHEKAFSYRHSFGTHERSPTGKKLYDCKECGKTFISLTGFRNHMVLHSGDGPHKCMLCGKAFAFRSLYRKHERIHTGEKPYKCKQCGKAFRTPGSVRTHEINHTGEKTYECKECGKAFIHFSSLLIHKRTHTGEKPYECEQCGKAFAQRRSIQWHMRMHTGDRPHECKICGKAFYSPGSLQRHERSHAGEKPYECKQCGKALSSSTSLRYHERIHTGEKPYECKHCGKAFRSGKFIRIHERTHTGEKPYECKQCGNAFHCVRSFRRHERIHTGEKPYECKQCGKTFTSSTSFQIHERIHTGEKPYECKHCGKAFRSAKGIRIHERTHTGEKPYECKQCGKAFHYDSSFLYHKRTHTSEKHCECKQCGKVFSSTSFQIHKRIHTGGKSYECKQCGKILHSVRSFHRHERTHIGEKPYKCEQCGDAFRSAKSLQIHEKIHTGQKPYECKECGKAFFHPSSCQRHERTHTTHTTYERNPINV, via the exons GATTCAGTGACCTTTGAGGATGTGGCTGTGAACTTCACCCTGGAGGAGTGGGCTTTGCTGGAACCATGCCAGAAGAATCTCTATAGAGAAGTGATGGGGGAAACCTTTAAGAACCTAGCCACTATAG GAGAAGACTGGAATGACCAGAGCTTTGAAGACCACAGTAAAAATCCCTGGAGTAATATAAG AAGTCTTATCAGAGAGACACTCTTAGAATGTAAAGAAGGTAGTCAGTGTGGAGAAATCTTCAATCACATTCCAGATCATATGCTCAACAATAAAACTCCTCCAGGAGTAACACCATGTGAAAGCAATGTGTATGAAAAAGTCTCCATTggtcattcatctttttttacaCCCATTAAAGCTGACACTGGACACAAAAGGAATGAGTATAAGGAATGTACACAAAAGCCATATACACATAAGCAGCATGAGAAAGCCTTCAGTTATCGGCACTCCTTTGGAACACATGAAAGGTCCCCCACTGGAAAGAAACTCTATGattgtaaggaatgtggaaaaacCTTCATTTCTCTCACAGGCTTTCGAAATCACATGGTACTGCACAGTGGAGATGGACCTCATAAATGTATGCTTTGTGGAAAAGCATTTGCTTTTCGCAGTTTATATCGTAAACATgaaagaattcacactggagagaaaccatataaatgtaaacaatgtggtAAAGCTTTCCGTACTCCTGGTTCTGTTCGAACACATGAAATAAATCACACAGGAGAGAAGACTTATGAATGTAAGGAGTGTGggaaagcattcattcatttcagtTCCTTGCTTATACACAAAAGGAcgcacactggagaaaaaccctatgaatgtgaGCAATGTGGGAAAGCATTTGCTCAGCGGAGGAGCATTCAGTGGCACATGAGAATGCACACTGGAGACAGACCTCATGAATGTAAGATATGTGGGAAAGCCTTTTACTCTCCTGGTTCACttcaaagacatgaaagaagtcacgctggagaaaaaccctatgaatgtaagcaaTGTGGCAAAGCCTTAAGTTCTTCCACTTCCTTACGATACCACGAAAGAATTCACACgggtgagaaaccctatgaatgtaagcattGTGGTAAAGCCTTCAGGTCTGGCAAGTTTATTAGAATACATGAAAggactcacactggagagaagccctatgaatgtaagcAATGTGGGAATGCCTTCCATTGTGTCCGCTCCTTTCGTAGACATGAAAggattcacactggagagaaaccctatgaatgtaagcaaTGTGGTAAAACCTTCACTTCTTCCACTTCCTTTCAAATACATgaaagaattcacactggagagaaaccctatgaatgtaagcattgtgggaaagccttcaggtCTGCCAAAGGCATTCGAATACATGAAAGGACTCACACTGGTGAGAAGCCCTATGAATGTAAacaatgtgggaaagccttccaTTATGACAGTTCCTTTCTTTATCATAAAAGGACTCACACTAGCGAGAAACACTGTGAATGTAAGCAATGTGGTAAAGTCTTCAGTTCCACCTCCtttcaaatacataaaagaattcacactggaggGAAATCCTACGAATGTAAGCAATGTGGTAAAATACTCCATTCTGTTAGGTCATTTCATAGACATGAAAGGACCCATattggagagaaaccctataaatgtgagCAGTGTGGTGATGCCTTCAGGTCTGCCAAGTCCcttcaaatacatgaaaaaattcacACGGGacagaaaccctatgaatgtaaggaatgtgggaaggccttcttTCATCCTAGTTCCTGTCAAAGACATGAAAGAACTCATACTACTCATACTACATATGAGAGAAATCCCATTAATGTGTAG